A single window of Granulicella mallensis MP5ACTX8 DNA harbors:
- a CDS encoding DUF5522 domain-containing protein, with translation MSDTPESNREAEQIQIASAEAENGPLRPEDFYMEGPYMVFTAAYHLRRGYCCNSSCRHCPYK, from the coding sequence ATGAGCGACACACCGGAATCCAACAGGGAAGCGGAGCAGATCCAAATTGCTTCCGCCGAGGCAGAGAACGGTCCTCTGCGTCCCGAAGACTTTTACATGGAAGGACCATACATGGTCTTTACCGCGGCCTATCATCTGCGCCGCGGTTACTGCTGCAACTCCAGCTGCCGTCATTGCCCTTACAAGTAA
- a CDS encoding (R)-mandelonitrile lyase yields the protein MKIFKEETRSTKQGPADWFSGTVWLDPVVAGEAPSRLKATRVSFGPGARTAWHTHPRGQALHVLSGVCHVQLRGEPVQEIASGDSVWIEAGEVHWHGAAPGRTMVHLAMQETDDNGVDVVWMEHVTE from the coding sequence ATGAAGATTTTCAAGGAAGAAACACGCAGCACGAAACAAGGTCCCGCCGATTGGTTCAGCGGAACGGTATGGCTCGACCCCGTGGTTGCGGGAGAAGCGCCCTCGCGTTTGAAGGCTACGCGTGTCTCGTTCGGGCCCGGCGCGCGGACGGCGTGGCACACGCATCCCCGCGGTCAGGCCCTGCATGTACTCAGCGGAGTCTGCCACGTGCAACTGCGCGGCGAGCCCGTGCAGGAGATCGCATCCGGAGACTCCGTCTGGATCGAGGCCGGCGAAGTTCACTGGCATGGCGCCGCGCCTGGACGCACGATGGTGCACCTGGCGATGCAGGAGACCGATGACAACGGCGTCGACGTGGTGTGGATGGAACACGTAACGGAATAG
- a CDS encoding DUF6580 family putative transport protein, protein MLAILVLLLAALSRLLPHAMHAVGLNFTAVGAGLLFFGSRRPRWQAVVAAAVMALTDIYLTKAVYGLPFHVSAYLVTWAWYAAVCLIGSSLLRKVTALRVVASVFASATSFFLLSNFVVWVSSDMYAHSLTGLSACYASAVPFYANDLASTGLVSAALFGLPVLAARTVEILHATQHRNQPLA, encoded by the coding sequence ATGCTAGCCATTCTCGTTCTTCTGCTTGCCGCGCTTAGCCGACTTCTTCCGCACGCGATGCACGCCGTGGGGTTGAACTTTACGGCTGTGGGTGCGGGTCTGCTCTTCTTCGGTTCGCGCCGTCCGCGCTGGCAGGCTGTTGTAGCCGCTGCCGTCATGGCACTTACCGATATCTACCTGACAAAGGCTGTCTACGGCCTCCCGTTCCACGTGAGCGCCTACCTGGTGACATGGGCGTGGTATGCGGCGGTCTGCCTCATCGGCAGCAGCCTTCTGCGCAAAGTAACAGCATTGCGTGTCGTTGCGAGTGTCTTCGCTTCGGCGACCAGCTTCTTCCTGCTGAGCAACTTTGTGGTGTGGGTCAGCTCCGACATGTACGCGCACAGCCTCACAGGTCTGAGCGCCTGCTATGCGTCGGCTGTCCCGTTCTATGCCAACGATCTTGCTTCGACGGGCCTGGTCTCCGCCGCTCTGTTCGGTCTCCCTGTTCTCGCCGCGCGCACAGTAGAGATACTGCACGCCACCCAACATCGCAATCAGCCGTTGGCCTAG
- a CDS encoding YXWGXW repeat-containing protein, whose product MNSTRKYLFTIVGGLMLAATLSAGAQVVVRIGPPPPRPVERVPPPPFEHRGWVWQEGYHRWDGHGYIWVPGHYAEPPYEHAHWVPGHWANRGGGYVWVEGHWHR is encoded by the coding sequence ATGAACAGTACCAGGAAGTACTTATTTACGATCGTCGGCGGTCTTATGCTGGCCGCAACCCTTTCCGCCGGAGCACAGGTGGTTGTACGCATCGGCCCACCGCCTCCGCGCCCTGTTGAGCGTGTTCCGCCTCCACCCTTCGAGCATCGCGGCTGGGTTTGGCAGGAGGGCTATCACCGCTGGGACGGTCATGGTTATATCTGGGTTCCGGGCCATTATGCTGAGCCTCCCTATGAGCACGCGCATTGGGTCCCCGGTCACTGGGCCAATCGCGGCGGCGGCTATGTCTGGGTCGAAGGACACTGGCACCGGTAA
- a CDS encoding VWA domain-containing protein: protein MRRLVAALTVVGLGLGNPMGIAAQNAPQQNSQGQYTMTVNANIVLTNVVVRDKKTGELVKGLKASDFHIVEDKKAQTIASFDYQNVDQAAVLAEKTTATGKASIADLLENNFAASPKQLHDHRLIVMFFDLSSMQDEDIDRAVDAANDYVNKKMEPADLVALVSMSTGLTMDQDFTNDKAALLKGLAKYNGSDETGFANGGTGSTDGTSDDTTAFAADDTEYNSLNTDRELLAIRAISKSLERVDQRKSMLYFSGGLTRNGIENQASLRAATNEAAKANLAIYSVDTRGLQALPPVGDASKGSLRGNSAYSGAAVTAQFSANYGSQETLSTLSADTGGKAFFDSNDFGPAFQQVQHDTEAYYILGFHSTNQAHDGTFRHLTITVNRKDVKIDFRPGYFAPADFQHQKTEDRELALTEQMRSDLPATDVAVYLQALYFRQSENLFYVPVSLLVPGSQIPFEKNGERDKASLDILGQVRNGQGIAVGNVRDTVKLALDQSQQVQRKNIQYSTGFSLAPGKYHLKFVVRENQTGNLGSFETDINVPDLKKVPLKLSSVVLASQRTPNTVKNSKNLLVRDGLEWVPNVAHVFRQDQHLYFLYEVYDPSRQKGAAEPAASPGLGRREGGPVHVLTSIEFLSGGTKVYETPLVTANIVNTPDRGAVAFQFDVPLAQLKAGTYICQVNVIDDADGSFSFPRIALRVTPAAVTATPVDAPKTPAQ from the coding sequence ATGCGGCGTCTTGTAGCGGCTTTGACGGTGGTAGGACTTGGGTTGGGAAACCCGATGGGCATTGCTGCGCAGAATGCTCCGCAGCAAAACTCCCAGGGTCAGTACACGATGACGGTGAACGCCAATATCGTACTGACCAACGTGGTGGTCCGCGACAAGAAGACCGGCGAACTGGTGAAGGGGCTGAAGGCCAGCGACTTCCATATCGTCGAAGACAAGAAGGCACAGACCATCGCCAGCTTCGACTACCAGAACGTCGATCAGGCCGCGGTGCTCGCGGAGAAGACGACAGCTACGGGCAAAGCCTCGATCGCCGACCTGCTGGAAAACAACTTTGCGGCCAGCCCCAAGCAGTTGCACGACCATCGCCTGATCGTAATGTTCTTCGACCTGAGCTCCATGCAGGATGAAGATATCGACCGCGCGGTGGATGCGGCGAACGACTATGTGAACAAGAAGATGGAGCCTGCGGATCTTGTCGCGCTGGTCAGCATGTCGACCGGCCTGACCATGGACCAGGATTTCACCAACGACAAAGCCGCCCTGCTGAAGGGACTCGCCAAGTACAACGGCAGCGACGAGACGGGCTTTGCCAATGGCGGCACAGGATCGACCGACGGCACCAGCGACGACACCACGGCCTTCGCCGCGGACGACACGGAGTACAACAGCCTGAACACGGATCGCGAGCTGCTGGCCATTCGCGCCATCTCCAAGAGCCTGGAGCGCGTCGATCAACGCAAGTCCATGCTGTATTTCTCGGGCGGACTGACACGCAACGGCATCGAGAATCAGGCCAGCCTGCGTGCCGCCACCAACGAAGCCGCCAAGGCGAATCTTGCGATCTACAGCGTCGACACGCGCGGCCTGCAGGCACTGCCGCCGGTCGGCGATGCCAGCAAGGGCAGTCTTCGCGGCAACTCGGCTTATAGCGGCGCAGCCGTGACGGCACAGTTCAGCGCCAACTACGGCTCCCAGGAGACGCTGTCTACCCTGAGCGCGGATACGGGCGGCAAGGCCTTCTTCGACTCGAACGATTTTGGTCCGGCGTTTCAGCAGGTGCAGCACGACACCGAGGCTTACTACATCCTGGGCTTCCACTCTACCAACCAGGCGCACGATGGAACGTTCCGCCATCTCACCATCACGGTCAACCGCAAAGACGTGAAGATCGATTTCCGTCCGGGGTACTTCGCTCCAGCCGACTTCCAGCACCAGAAGACCGAGGACCGCGAACTCGCACTGACCGAACAGATGCGCAGCGACCTTCCGGCGACCGATGTTGCGGTCTATCTCCAGGCGCTCTACTTCCGGCAGAGCGAGAATCTTTTCTACGTCCCCGTCAGCCTGCTCGTTCCGGGCTCGCAGATTCCGTTTGAGAAGAATGGCGAGCGCGATAAGGCGAGCCTCGACATTCTCGGCCAGGTACGGAATGGCCAGGGCATTGCCGTGGGCAATGTGCGCGACACGGTCAAGCTGGCGCTCGATCAGTCGCAACAGGTACAGCGGAAGAACATTCAGTACTCGACCGGCTTCTCGCTCGCTCCGGGCAAGTATCACCTGAAGTTCGTGGTGCGCGAAAACCAGACCGGCAATCTGGGCAGCTTTGAGACGGACATCAACGTACCCGACCTGAAGAAGGTTCCGCTGAAGCTGAGTTCGGTGGTGCTGGCCAGCCAGCGCACTCCCAACACGGTCAAGAACTCGAAGAACCTGCTGGTGCGCGATGGCCTGGAGTGGGTGCCGAATGTAGCCCATGTCTTCCGGCAGGACCAGCACCTGTACTTCCTCTACGAGGTCTACGATCCTTCGAGGCAGAAGGGCGCAGCAGAGCCTGCGGCCTCTCCTGGGCTGGGGCGCCGCGAGGGAGGCCCGGTGCATGTACTGACCAGCATCGAGTTCCTGAGCGGCGGCACCAAGGTCTACGAGACGCCCCTGGTAACGGCGAATATCGTCAATACTCCGGACCGTGGAGCCGTGGCGTTCCAGTTCGACGTTCCACTCGCGCAGTTGAAGGCCGGAACGTACATCTGCCAAGTAAACGTGATCGACGACGCGGACGGTAGCTTCAGCTTCCCACGTATAGCGCTGCGGGTTACGCCCGCGGCGGTAACGGCAACTCCAGTAGACGCGCCTAAGACGCCTGCTCAGTAG
- a CDS encoding KdsC family phosphatase, which produces MSAVMLSPEDRARRVKVLLFDVDGVLTNGEITIIPNIAPNTELKGVEVKSFSAHDGLGISLARLAGLKIGFVTKRNSQVVAIRARDLKIDHVYQGQAHKMEAIAKILVTEGCTLDDLAYVGDDIIDLPVMRRVGFAIATANARPQVKAAAHYTTPMSGGFGAGRDAIDFILNARGILDEMIEQYLDAENPESQRADIGVGNM; this is translated from the coding sequence ATGTCTGCTGTGATGCTGTCTCCTGAAGATCGTGCCCGTCGCGTCAAAGTTCTGCTCTTCGATGTCGATGGTGTTCTCACCAACGGCGAAATCACGATCATTCCTAACATTGCGCCCAATACCGAACTCAAGGGTGTCGAGGTCAAGAGCTTCTCCGCGCATGATGGCCTGGGGATCTCCCTGGCACGGCTGGCTGGGCTGAAGATCGGCTTCGTCACTAAGCGTAACTCGCAGGTTGTGGCTATCCGCGCACGAGACCTCAAGATCGACCACGTGTACCAGGGACAGGCGCACAAGATGGAAGCCATCGCGAAGATCCTCGTCACTGAAGGCTGCACGCTCGACGATCTGGCCTATGTGGGCGACGACATCATCGACCTTCCTGTCATGCGTCGTGTAGGCTTTGCGATTGCGACGGCCAATGCGCGTCCCCAGGTCAAGGCTGCCGCGCACTACACGACGCCGATGTCCGGCGGCTTCGGTGCGGGCCGCGATGCCATCGACTTCATCCTCAATGCACGCGGCATTCTCGATGAGATGATCGAGCAATATCTCGATGCCGAAAATCCCGAGTCGCAACGCGCCGATATCGGCGTCGGCAATATGTAG
- a CDS encoding VWA domain-containing protein, translated as MRSRLGLLLFAPLLSLATVSAQQLLPVHPPAKIDNGTIHLDVVTTVKGGGPPFGGLQEKDFTLLDNKNPQPITSFRAIGSDEVPVETIILVDSVNTNYTNVAYIRDQIDKVLHANGGKLDHPTALAFLSDEGVKLQNGFSKDGNALSASLDSYSIGLRTLRRSSGFYGADDRFQISLTALHQIAAHEATVPGRKLILWVSPGWPILSGPGIELDSKQEQGIFNDIVSLSTQLRENRITLYAVNPLGTAEGVGRSSYYEEFLKGVSKPSQVNIGNLSLQVLAAQSGGLVADASNDISALLKRCLEDTTAYYEITFKAAPAERPNEYHHIEIKLSRPELVARTRDGYYSQP; from the coding sequence ATGCGGTCACGTCTCGGTCTTCTTCTTTTTGCCCCGCTTCTATCCCTGGCAACAGTCTCCGCACAACAACTCCTGCCAGTCCACCCGCCTGCCAAGATCGACAACGGCACGATCCACCTCGATGTCGTTACTACGGTCAAGGGTGGCGGTCCTCCCTTTGGAGGGCTGCAGGAGAAGGACTTCACGCTGCTCGATAACAAGAATCCGCAGCCGATCACTTCTTTCCGGGCAATCGGCAGCGATGAGGTTCCGGTAGAGACCATCATTCTCGTCGATTCGGTCAATACGAACTATACAAATGTTGCCTACATTCGCGACCAGATCGACAAGGTCCTGCATGCCAACGGCGGTAAGCTCGACCATCCCACCGCGCTCGCCTTCCTGTCGGACGAAGGGGTGAAGCTGCAGAATGGATTTTCGAAGGATGGGAATGCGCTCAGCGCCAGTCTCGATAGCTACTCCATCGGGCTGCGGACGCTTCGCCGCTCTTCAGGCTTCTACGGAGCCGACGACCGTTTTCAGATCTCGCTCACGGCGCTCCATCAGATTGCGGCGCATGAGGCCACCGTTCCCGGACGCAAGCTCATCCTGTGGGTCTCGCCGGGCTGGCCGATCCTCTCCGGCCCCGGCATTGAACTCGATAGCAAGCAGGAGCAGGGGATCTTCAACGACATCGTAAGCCTGTCGACCCAGCTTCGCGAGAATCGCATCACGCTCTATGCCGTTAATCCGCTCGGTACCGCCGAGGGTGTTGGCCGTTCCAGCTATTACGAAGAATTTCTCAAGGGAGTCAGTAAACCCAGCCAGGTCAACATCGGGAACCTCAGCCTGCAGGTGCTTGCGGCACAAAGCGGCGGCCTTGTCGCCGACGCCAGCAACGACATCTCCGCGCTGCTGAAGCGGTGTCTGGAGGACACAACGGCCTACTACGAGATCACCTTCAAGGCGGCTCCGGCGGAGCGTCCCAACGAGTATCACCATATTGAAATCAAGCTGTCCAGGCCGGAACTCGTCGCACGCACCCGCGATGGCTACTACTCCCAGCCCTGA
- a CDS encoding DEAD/DEAH box helicase, whose translation MHLGPPSTDTATHEALAWAHPVVQEWFLAKFGSPTEPQIAGWPAILRGEATLISAPTGSGKTLTAFLVCIDTLLRKAIEGRLSQQTEVVYVSPLKALSNDVQKNLDGPLAEIQQLALERGYLCPEIRTGVRTGDTLAKDRTAMLKHPPHILVTTPESLYILLTAGKPRENLTRVRTVIVDEIHAIADDKRGAHLALSLERLDALVCGENRLSPGTFVTGLSQPPQRIGLSATQNPIELVANFLVGVNSGAASPERQGALAPEGMRQPATIIQVGQRRTLDLALEVPSDELSAVTSTAMWSEIFDKLAGLANQHRSTLVFVNTRKLVEKISFELAQRLGEDVVAAHHGSLSRALRLDAEQRLKNGEIKILIATASLELGIDIGSVDLVCQIATTRAIAVAMQRVGRAGHWRGAIPKGRFFATTRDDLLEQAALLRKMVAGELDLLEVPELPIDVLMQQIVAACGAESWDETALYEVLRRAWPYRNLTREHYDELLGLLHNGIESSRGRYGAYLLRDRVQGQLHARRGARMIAISNGGAIPDTALYSVMLQPENVQIATLDEHFAVDSSPGDVVLLGNTSWRIQRVDPAGKVLVEDAHGAPPSIPFWEGEAPQRTSVLCDGVGDLRGEIDARTRGVVPSAISAMHPEVAECIFWLQQNCFVSESAALQLITYIVSGRAALGAVPTKTTIIAERFFDEGGGQQLILHAPFGGRINKAWGLALRKRFCRGFNFELQAAATDNGINISLAEQHSFPLADVFQFLTEHTAKELLEQASIPSPLFKNRWRWAAGRSLQLLRMQKGKRVAPQIQRTRSDDLLASVFPHASACPETMVGDIEIPDHPLVREVMKDTLGEAMDLEGLLEILRSIESGTIQCIAVDTPVPSLFAHELINAMPYAFLDEAGTEERRARSVMLRRSLPDAVSDGAGRLDQAAIDTVRQQLWPDIRDEHELHDLLLQLVALPVAFVEAAGKAQPLQHWPLYFERLAAKGRVHVAELDGSPAWIASERLADAALLWPEDSVPHSSLATSQLVALKTPETPSSSVAPRDAATTQLTQGWLQILGPTTAARLATITHLHPRSLHQSLLAMEMQGLTMRGVFEHAKPADDAPHEIEWCERRILQRIHRLTLGTLRKQVEPVAPNVFMRWLLDWHHVAPQTQLTGEEGVLAALEQLEGFEAPAVEWERTLLPARVANYDPRWLDNLCLAGVVGWGRISPHPAWLSTTDATAPRRVIPTTAAPITFFLRESAEWLHHALAAKCVEEQVLTQSLSPEAQQLRALLSERGAAFTADLQRLSGLTKLQTTTALWELATAGLASADGFDQLRAMMDPRRKSAAVAQTAATSLRKRTAARTTAGRWSLLCEPVNASTELGPQGAIARAKQAAVALDAHARILLCRYGVLFRDLLARESNAPKWRDLLPVLRRLEARGEIRGGRFVSGPFGEQYALPEAVESLRTARREATARAEEAPLVVAAADPLNLAGIIVPGERVSAVPGREVSFRNGVVVEEEGAVVVPTAPKRKRSISDILRAAAVSPRAAQSVVSPGLFP comes from the coding sequence ATGCACCTCGGGCCTCCTAGTACGGATACCGCCACGCATGAGGCTCTCGCCTGGGCGCACCCGGTCGTGCAGGAGTGGTTCCTTGCGAAGTTCGGTTCCCCCACTGAGCCGCAGATCGCCGGCTGGCCCGCGATCCTCCGTGGCGAAGCGACGCTGATCTCCGCGCCCACCGGCTCTGGTAAGACGCTCACCGCGTTTCTCGTCTGCATCGACACGCTGCTACGCAAGGCCATCGAAGGCCGTCTCTCGCAGCAGACGGAGGTGGTGTACGTCTCTCCGCTCAAGGCACTCTCAAACGATGTGCAGAAGAACCTCGACGGGCCGCTGGCGGAGATTCAGCAACTGGCCCTCGAGCGCGGCTATCTTTGTCCCGAGATCCGCACCGGCGTGCGCACCGGTGACACTCTCGCGAAGGACCGCACGGCGATGCTCAAGCATCCGCCGCACATTCTCGTCACCACGCCGGAGTCGCTCTACATTCTGCTCACGGCAGGCAAACCACGTGAGAATCTCACGCGCGTGCGAACGGTCATCGTCGACGAGATCCACGCCATCGCCGACGACAAGCGCGGCGCGCATCTCGCGCTCTCTCTGGAGAGACTGGACGCGCTGGTCTGCGGCGAGAATCGCCTGTCGCCAGGCACGTTTGTAACCGGTCTCTCGCAACCTCCGCAACGCATCGGCCTTTCCGCTACGCAGAACCCCATCGAACTCGTCGCGAACTTCCTGGTTGGCGTGAACTCGGGTGCTGCATCGCCTGAAAGACAAGGGGCTTTAGCCCCGGAGGGAATGCGCCAGCCTGCGACGATCATCCAGGTAGGCCAACGCCGCACACTCGACCTCGCTCTCGAAGTTCCCTCCGATGAACTCAGCGCTGTTACGAGCACTGCGATGTGGAGCGAGATCTTCGACAAGCTCGCAGGCCTGGCAAATCAACATCGCTCGACGCTGGTCTTCGTCAACACGCGCAAGCTCGTCGAAAAGATCAGCTTTGAACTCGCCCAGCGCCTGGGCGAAGACGTTGTCGCGGCCCATCACGGCAGCCTCTCCCGCGCTCTGCGTCTGGACGCCGAGCAGCGCCTGAAGAACGGCGAGATCAAGATTCTCATTGCCACCGCCTCGCTTGAACTCGGCATCGATATCGGCAGCGTCGACCTCGTCTGCCAGATTGCAACCACTCGCGCCATTGCTGTTGCGATGCAGCGCGTAGGCCGCGCGGGCCACTGGCGCGGAGCCATCCCCAAGGGCCGCTTCTTCGCTACGACTCGTGACGATCTACTCGAGCAGGCCGCGCTGTTGCGCAAGATGGTGGCCGGCGAGCTCGATCTTCTCGAAGTCCCTGAGCTTCCCATCGATGTGCTGATGCAGCAGATCGTCGCGGCCTGCGGTGCGGAGTCCTGGGACGAGACCGCGCTCTACGAGGTACTGCGCCGCGCGTGGCCGTATCGCAATCTCACGCGCGAGCACTACGACGAACTCCTCGGCCTGCTGCATAACGGCATCGAGAGCTCACGCGGACGCTACGGCGCGTACCTGCTGCGCGACCGCGTGCAGGGCCAGCTCCATGCCCGCCGTGGCGCGCGCATGATCGCCATCTCCAACGGCGGCGCCATTCCTGACACCGCTCTTTACAGCGTGATGCTGCAACCTGAGAACGTGCAGATCGCCACGCTCGACGAGCACTTCGCGGTAGACTCTTCTCCCGGCGATGTCGTCCTGCTGGGCAATACGAGCTGGCGCATCCAGCGCGTGGACCCCGCCGGCAAGGTGCTGGTCGAAGACGCGCACGGCGCACCACCAAGCATTCCGTTCTGGGAAGGCGAAGCGCCGCAGCGCACGTCTGTCCTCTGCGATGGCGTAGGCGATCTGCGCGGAGAGATCGACGCGCGCACGCGCGGCGTTGTACCGAGCGCCATCAGCGCCATGCATCCGGAGGTCGCGGAGTGCATCTTCTGGCTGCAGCAGAACTGCTTCGTCAGTGAATCCGCCGCGCTGCAGCTCATCACCTACATTGTCTCGGGCCGCGCTGCGCTGGGAGCCGTGCCGACCAAGACCACCATCATCGCTGAGCGCTTCTTCGACGAGGGAGGCGGCCAGCAGCTCATCCTGCACGCTCCCTTCGGCGGCCGCATCAACAAGGCCTGGGGGCTCGCGCTGCGCAAGCGCTTCTGCCGAGGCTTCAACTTCGAGTTGCAGGCTGCAGCGACCGACAACGGTATCAACATCTCACTCGCGGAGCAACACAGCTTTCCGCTCGCAGATGTCTTCCAGTTCCTCACCGAGCACACGGCCAAAGAACTATTGGAGCAGGCCTCGATTCCTTCGCCGCTCTTCAAGAATCGTTGGCGCTGGGCCGCGGGTCGCTCCCTGCAACTGCTGCGCATGCAGAAGGGCAAGCGCGTCGCGCCGCAGATCCAGCGCACCCGCTCGGACGATCTCCTCGCGAGTGTCTTCCCGCACGCCTCAGCCTGTCCTGAGACGATGGTCGGCGATATCGAAATCCCCGATCATCCGCTCGTCCGCGAGGTGATGAAAGACACACTCGGCGAGGCGATGGACCTCGAAGGCCTGCTGGAAATTCTGCGCAGCATCGAGTCGGGTACGATCCAGTGCATCGCTGTCGATACGCCGGTGCCGTCGCTGTTCGCGCATGAACTTATCAACGCGATGCCGTATGCGTTCCTCGACGAGGCAGGAACTGAAGAGCGCCGCGCGCGATCCGTCATGCTGCGCCGTTCCTTGCCGGATGCGGTCTCTGACGGTGCGGGACGCCTGGATCAAGCGGCGATCGACACGGTGCGCCAACAGCTCTGGCCGGACATTCGTGACGAACACGAGCTCCACGATCTGTTGCTGCAACTCGTCGCACTGCCCGTCGCGTTTGTCGAAGCAGCAGGGAAGGCACAGCCGTTGCAGCACTGGCCGCTGTACTTCGAGCGTCTCGCCGCAAAGGGGCGCGTACACGTCGCCGAACTCGACGGCTCTCCCGCATGGATCGCCTCTGAGCGCCTCGCCGATGCCGCCCTTCTCTGGCCTGAAGATTCTGTGCCGCACTCGTCGCTCGCAACCTCGCAGCTCGTAGCTCTTAAAACCCCCGAAACCCCGTCATCCTCAGTCGCCCCACGGGACGCCGCGACGACCCAACTCACACAAGGCTGGCTGCAAATCCTCGGTCCAACCACTGCAGCGCGCCTCGCGACGATTACGCATCTGCATCCGCGCTCGCTGCATCAGTCACTGCTCGCGATGGAGATGCAGGGCCTGACGATGCGCGGCGTCTTCGAACACGCAAAGCCCGCAGACGACGCGCCGCACGAGATCGAGTGGTGCGAGCGCCGCATCCTGCAGCGCATTCATCGCCTCACGCTCGGCACGCTGCGCAAGCAGGTCGAGCCTGTTGCTCCGAATGTCTTCATGCGCTGGCTGCTGGACTGGCACCACGTAGCGCCGCAGACACAACTCACAGGGGAAGAGGGCGTGCTCGCAGCGCTCGAACAACTGGAAGGCTTCGAGGCTCCGGCTGTCGAGTGGGAACGCACGCTGCTGCCCGCGCGCGTCGCGAACTACGATCCTCGCTGGCTCGACAACCTGTGCCTCGCGGGCGTCGTTGGCTGGGGACGCATCTCGCCGCATCCTGCGTGGCTCTCCACGACAGATGCCACCGCACCACGCCGCGTCATTCCCACGACAGCCGCGCCGATTACGTTCTTCCTGCGCGAGTCTGCCGAGTGGCTTCATCATGCCCTCGCAGCGAAGTGTGTCGAGGAGCAGGTCCTCACACAATCCCTCTCTCCGGAAGCCCAGCAGCTTCGCGCCCTGCTTAGCGAACGCGGTGCGGCCTTCACCGCCGATCTGCAGCGTCTCAGCGGCCTCACCAAGCTGCAGACCACAACCGCGCTCTGGGAGCTCGCGACTGCCGGCCTGGCCTCCGCCGACGGCTTCGATCAACTCCGCGCCATGATGGACCCGCGCCGCAAGTCCGCTGCCGTTGCGCAAACCGCTGCCACCAGCCTGCGCAAACGCACCGCTGCCCGCACCACCGCAGGGCGATGGTCGCTGCTCTGTGAGCCCGTCAACGCATCGACAGAGCTGGGACCGCAAGGCGCGATCGCCCGCGCCAAACAGGCTGCCGTGGCGCTCGATGCCCATGCCCGCATCCTGCTCTGCCGCTACGGTGTGCTCTTCCGCGACCTGCTGGCCCGCGAATCAAACGCCCCTAAATGGCGCGACCTCTTACCCGTGTTGCGCCGCCTCGAAGCCCGGGGCGAAATACGCGGAGGCCGCTTTGTGAGCGGTCCCTTCGGTGAGCAGTATGCTCTTCCTGAAGCCGTCGAGTCGCTTCGCACGGCGCGCCGTGAGGCCACTGCACGCGCCGAGGAAGCGCCGCTGGTCGTTGCCGCTGCCGACCCACTCAATCTTGCAGGCATCATCGTCCCCGGCGAGCGCGTGTCTGCGGTTCCCGGCCGCGAAGTCTCCTTCCGCAATGGAGTGGTGGTGGAAGAGGAGGGCGCTGTCGTTGTTCCCACTGCGCCAAAACGTAAGCGTTCCATCTCCGACATCCTTCGCGCCGCGGCGGTTTCCCCGCGTGCGGCACAGTCGGTGGTTTCGCCAGGACTCTTCCCATGA
- a CDS encoding tetratricopeptide repeat protein, with translation MRLHTIALASLLAVTLPSAALFAQQTISAKDAPMTSPATRALQHSSPVWAMIAPHLPNPETASAKDLETAGDVLRARRFPEDALDYYGYAMARGGDVSVLLNKMGVTRLELRQNALAHEMFLRTVRLHKKDSIAWNNLGVTEYATGNYRAAISDYKRASKLDSKSAVYHSNLGMAYFGGKDMESARKQFALAIQLDPEVLQHRDNSGTTAQLIGTENYSQLCFEIARLYAKEHNEAETRLWLAKASESGFDVRNGLRNDAVLQAYEKDPQLKLMLDNAAQLRAKGMEPSAPGLGEAPQSGSQNGR, from the coding sequence ATGCGCCTGCACACTATAGCTCTAGCTTCGCTTTTGGCCGTAACACTCCCATCGGCCGCACTCTTCGCTCAACAAACTATCTCAGCCAAAGATGCACCCATGACCTCTCCGGCGACCCGTGCGTTGCAGCACAGTAGTCCGGTGTGGGCCATGATTGCGCCGCATCTTCCCAACCCCGAAACAGCCAGCGCCAAGGACCTCGAAACAGCAGGCGATGTGCTGCGTGCTCGCCGCTTTCCCGAAGACGCCCTGGACTACTACGGTTATGCCATGGCTCGCGGTGGAGACGTGAGCGTGCTACTCAACAAGATGGGCGTCACCAGACTGGAGCTGCGCCAAAACGCCCTGGCCCACGAGATGTTCCTGCGCACCGTGCGGCTGCACAAGAAGGACTCCATTGCCTGGAACAACCTCGGCGTGACGGAGTACGCCACAGGCAACTACCGAGCGGCAATCTCGGATTACAAACGCGCGTCGAAGCTGGACTCGAAGTCGGCGGTATACCACTCGAACCTGGGGATGGCGTACTTCGGCGGCAAGGATATGGAAAGCGCACGCAAGCAGTTTGCGCTGGCTATCCAGTTAGACCCGGAAGTGCTGCAGCATCGCGATAATAGCGGGACCACAGCACAACTCATCGGCACCGAGAACTACAGCCAGCTCTGCTTCGAGATCGCCAGGCTGTACGCAAAAGAGCATAACGAGGCTGAGACACGGCTGTGGCTGGCCAAGGCCAGCGAAAGCGGCTTCGATGTGCGCAATGGCCTGCGCAACGATGCCGTCCTGCAGGCCTATGAGAAAGACCCACAGTTAAAGTTGATGCTGGACAATGCGGCACAACTTAGAGCTAAAGGAATGGAACCCTCAGCGCCAGGCCTCGGAGAGGCCCCGCAGAGCGGCAGCCAAAACGGACGGTAG